Proteins co-encoded in one Leucobacter exalbidus genomic window:
- a CDS encoding 3-isopropylmalate dehydrogenase, protein MTATYAIAVLPGDGIGPEVVQGALDVLDAAEARFGFTTTRNEVTAGANHYLATGELFDEVEEELRGADAVLFGSMGDPRVTPGILERGFILEMRQRFAQAANVRPVRLYPGVPTPIAGLTPERCDMVIVRENTEGAYVGRGSTVHAGTPNAVAMQESLNTYAGIERVVDFAFRLALGRRKKLTLCHKTNILVAAGQLWQQVVAEVGARYPEVETDYVHVDAMCFHLPLTPERFDVVVTDNLFGDIITDLGAVIQGGLGVATSANLNLDGSAPSMFEAIHGSAPDIAGTGAANPAGAILSLALMLGHLGEGEAARAVEAATVEVLAELPALAGPAMGMNTTEIGARIAELVRSGNANTDLVPDSLLGTLAALAPSRR, encoded by the coding sequence ATGACTGCCACCTATGCCATCGCAGTACTCCCGGGAGACGGGATTGGCCCCGAAGTTGTGCAGGGCGCGCTCGACGTGCTCGACGCAGCCGAGGCGCGCTTCGGCTTCACCACCACCCGCAACGAGGTCACCGCGGGTGCCAACCACTACCTCGCCACCGGCGAACTATTCGACGAGGTCGAGGAGGAGCTGCGCGGCGCCGACGCCGTACTGTTCGGGTCAATGGGCGACCCCCGCGTCACCCCCGGCATTCTCGAGCGCGGCTTCATTCTCGAAATGCGCCAGCGCTTCGCGCAGGCCGCCAACGTGCGCCCCGTGCGGCTCTACCCCGGTGTCCCCACCCCAATTGCGGGCCTCACCCCCGAGCGCTGCGACATGGTGATCGTGCGCGAAAACACCGAGGGCGCCTATGTGGGCCGCGGCTCAACCGTGCACGCCGGCACCCCCAACGCCGTCGCCATGCAGGAGTCGCTCAACACCTACGCCGGTATTGAGCGGGTCGTTGACTTCGCGTTTCGTCTCGCGCTGGGCCGTCGCAAGAAGCTGACGCTCTGCCACAAGACCAACATTCTGGTGGCGGCAGGTCAGCTCTGGCAGCAGGTAGTCGCCGAGGTGGGCGCCCGCTACCCCGAGGTGGAAACCGATTACGTGCACGTCGACGCGATGTGCTTCCACCTGCCGCTCACGCCCGAGCGCTTCGATGTGGTCGTCACCGACAATCTCTTCGGCGACATCATCACCGACCTCGGCGCCGTCATTCAGGGCGGCCTGGGTGTGGCGACGAGCGCGAACCTCAACCTTGATGGCAGTGCGCCCAGCATGTTCGAGGCAATCCATGGCTCGGCCCCCGATATCGCGGGCACGGGCGCCGCGAACCCCGCAGGCGCAATCCTGTCACTCGCGCTGATGCTCGGTCACTTGGGTGAGGGCGAGGCGGCGCGCGCCGTCGAGGCCGCCACCGTCGAGGTGCTCGCCGAGCTCCCCGCGCTCGCTGGCCCCGCGATGGGCATGAACACGACCGAGATCGGCGCACGCATTGCCGAGCTCGTGCGCAGCGGCAACGCGAACACCGACCTCGTGCCCGATTCGCTGCTGGGCACGCTCGCGGCCCTGGCGCCCTCGCGCCGGTAA
- a CDS encoding SDR family NAD(P)-dependent oxidoreductase encodes MNAPAPIDYTQLFRLDNRTVVVIGAGSGIGRESAQALAAQGAHVVIADYAFDAAEATTALIQAQGGSAEAYQLNVLDDDAIDAAVERFGSAAALVFTAATNVRKRMEDYSMDEFDRVVNLNLRASFQLIRKFGTRFAANGGGSIIGFASIRAQVVEPGQGVYAATKAGLVQLAKTGAAEYGAAGVRVNVVAPGVVETPLTAQITANPEWYGAYASKSALGRWSRPDELAGAVVFLASDASTFVTGTTLTVDGGWTAIDGRYTPPAS; translated from the coding sequence ATGAACGCCCCGGCACCGATTGATTACACCCAGCTGTTTCGCCTCGATAACCGCACCGTCGTCGTCATCGGCGCCGGCAGCGGGATCGGCCGCGAATCGGCGCAGGCCCTCGCCGCACAGGGCGCGCACGTGGTCATCGCTGACTACGCGTTCGACGCGGCAGAGGCCACGACCGCGCTGATTCAGGCGCAGGGCGGGTCGGCCGAGGCCTACCAGCTCAACGTGCTCGACGACGACGCCATCGACGCCGCGGTTGAGCGCTTCGGTTCGGCCGCCGCGCTCGTGTTCACCGCCGCCACCAATGTGCGCAAGCGCATGGAGGACTACTCGATGGACGAGTTTGACCGCGTGGTCAACCTCAACCTGCGGGCCTCGTTCCAGCTCATTCGTAAGTTCGGTACGCGCTTCGCCGCGAACGGCGGCGGCTCGATCATCGGCTTCGCATCGATTCGCGCGCAGGTCGTCGAGCCCGGCCAGGGCGTGTACGCCGCCACGAAGGCAGGGCTCGTGCAGCTCGCCAAGACCGGGGCCGCCGAGTACGGTGCCGCAGGCGTGCGCGTGAATGTGGTGGCTCCGGGGGTTGTGGAGACACCCCTCACCGCGCAGATCACGGCGAACCCCGAGTGGTACGGCGCCTACGCCTCGAAGAGCGCGCTGGGCCGCTGGTCGCGCCCCGACGAGCTCGCGGGCGCCGTCGTGTTCCTCGCCTCAGACGCGTCGACGTTCGTGACCGGCACCACGCTGACCGTTGACGGCGGCTGGACCGCTATCGACGGCCGCTACACGCCGCCCGCAAGCTAA
- a CDS encoding class I adenylate-forming enzyme family protein, translating to MPITGAILETAAQCPDRVAIAGSGGAAALDEVRGHERLTYAELVADSARMFAVIDALHRGQTEPPTPAPETGGIAVTAVSADSAFLAGRIVAGLAGFRAVSAVIDPRWPLAHRVDVILTTGIGVVISAADDLEPALRARGWGGTVIAPMEFARLVRLTDLQQDAPQPTVRDGDEAFLLLFSSGTTSNPKAFVKTRAQYRANLAVSTAHLAPLPGVVTLAPGPVSYSLTLYAVIECMATGGSVHLADQFDAFGLASRVIAEGITRVVAVPAVVQGIAVAARRNPQAFAGLELVVTGGANLPASIRTALAASVPGARLISYYGAAEIGFIGDSREGDGTRVSLYGGVQASVRDTDSGAPVPEGEPGTLWIHAAACSLGYVAGTTAERLVGDDGWATVHDQARIIDGQLELLGRAGDIAITGGHKVSLLEVERAFEATGDQAEAAAVCAVALPHPTLGSVIGLVVEGEAPSRDALRAHAEAHLAPQFVPTRWYRMNQLPRTVSGKIRRGETCDLVIAGEAERL from the coding sequence ATGCCGATCACCGGAGCGATTCTTGAGACGGCGGCGCAGTGCCCCGATCGGGTGGCGATCGCGGGCTCTGGTGGGGCGGCGGCCCTCGACGAAGTGCGAGGGCACGAACGGCTGACCTACGCCGAACTGGTGGCCGACTCGGCCCGCATGTTCGCCGTGATCGATGCGCTGCACCGCGGCCAGACTGAGCCTCCAACACCGGCCCCCGAAACAGGCGGTATCGCGGTGACGGCGGTCAGTGCAGACTCCGCCTTTCTCGCGGGGCGCATCGTCGCGGGCCTCGCGGGGTTCAGAGCGGTGTCTGCGGTGATCGACCCGCGGTGGCCGCTCGCGCACCGCGTCGATGTCATCCTCACCACCGGCATCGGGGTCGTCATCTCGGCCGCTGACGACCTTGAACCAGCGCTGCGTGCTCGCGGCTGGGGCGGTACAGTCATCGCGCCAATGGAGTTCGCGCGGCTGGTGCGCCTCACTGACCTGCAACAAGATGCCCCGCAGCCCACGGTGCGCGACGGCGACGAAGCCTTCCTGCTGCTGTTCTCGTCGGGCACGACGAGCAACCCCAAAGCGTTTGTGAAGACGCGCGCCCAATACCGAGCCAACCTCGCGGTCTCCACCGCGCACCTCGCACCGCTGCCGGGGGTCGTCACCCTTGCCCCCGGGCCGGTGTCGTACAGCCTCACGCTCTACGCCGTTATCGAGTGCATGGCGACGGGCGGCAGCGTGCACCTCGCCGATCAGTTCGACGCGTTTGGGCTCGCCTCGCGCGTGATAGCTGAGGGCATCACCCGGGTCGTAGCCGTACCCGCCGTCGTGCAAGGCATCGCGGTCGCGGCCCGGCGCAACCCGCAAGCGTTCGCGGGGCTTGAACTTGTCGTTACGGGCGGCGCGAACCTGCCCGCGAGCATTCGCACGGCCCTTGCGGCATCGGTGCCGGGTGCACGCCTCATCAGTTACTACGGGGCCGCCGAGATCGGCTTCATCGGCGACAGCCGTGAGGGCGATGGCACCCGCGTCTCGCTGTACGGGGGAGTGCAGGCGAGTGTGCGCGACACCGACTCGGGTGCCCCGGTGCCCGAGGGGGAGCCCGGTACCCTGTGGATTCATGCCGCGGCCTGCTCGCTGGGCTATGTGGCGGGCACTACCGCCGAACGGCTGGTGGGCGACGACGGCTGGGCGACCGTGCACGACCAGGCGCGCATCATCGACGGCCAGCTCGAACTGCTCGGCCGCGCAGGAGATATCGCCATCACCGGAGGGCACAAAGTGTCACTGCTCGAGGTGGAGCGCGCGTTCGAAGCGACGGGTGATCAGGCGGAGGCCGCTGCTGTGTGTGCAGTGGCGCTGCCGCACCCCACTCTCGGCAGCGTGATCGGGCTCGTCGTTGAAGGGGAGGCCCCCAGCCGTGACGCCCTGCGCGCGCACGCCGAAGCCCACCTCGCACCCCAGTTCGTGCCGACAAGATGGTACCGAATGAATCAGCTGCCCCGCACCGTAAGCGGCAAGATCAGGCGCGGCGAGACATGCGACCTCGTGATCGCGGGGGAGGCCGAGCGCCTGTGA
- a CDS encoding MFS transporter, with protein MIRSSRTSRTPFQPTPGLILTVLAAAGILVSLAQTLIVPLIGELPRIFDTSAANASWIITSTLLAGAVSTPIMGRLADLYGKKPMLMVAIIAFVAGSIACALAPNLGVMILGRTLQGVASGMVALGISMLHQLLPKDRAGAAIALMSSSMGIGGALGLPVSAAVAQFADWRILFWSVGIAGILVAIAIAVVIRPVPQAKTDATFDIVGAIGLAVGLVALLLGVSKGSEWGWTSPTTLGALAIAVVVLLAWGWYELKLRFPLISLRTAIIPTVLFTNLASIMFGFVMYAINLVVPQIMQLPVSLGYGLGQSMVLMGLWVMPIGIGMMLVSKLGAEISRTRGPRTTLMLAGLVIAAGYGAIMIILATMGNRTPGDASDTVVYLTLALMSLCAAVTGAGIGFAFGAMPALIMGAVPPSEVAAANGFNSLMRSLGTTSAAAVIGVILASMMHEYGGFHVPTLSGFFTVLGIAVGAALAGTALAALVPRRP; from the coding sequence GTGATTCGATCTTCGCGCACTTCGCGCACCCCCTTCCAGCCCACCCCCGGCCTCATCCTGACGGTGCTCGCTGCCGCCGGCATTCTCGTGTCTCTGGCACAGACCCTCATCGTGCCGCTCATCGGTGAACTGCCCCGCATTTTTGACACGTCGGCAGCCAACGCTTCCTGGATTATCACATCCACTCTGCTCGCAGGCGCCGTATCGACCCCCATCATGGGGCGCCTCGCAGACCTCTACGGCAAGAAACCGATGCTGATGGTGGCAATCATCGCGTTCGTCGCGGGCTCGATCGCGTGTGCCCTCGCCCCCAACCTCGGTGTCATGATTCTTGGGCGCACCCTGCAGGGTGTCGCCAGCGGCATGGTCGCGCTCGGCATTTCGATGCTGCACCAGCTGCTCCCCAAGGATCGCGCCGGTGCCGCCATCGCCCTGATGAGCTCGTCAATGGGCATCGGCGGCGCGCTCGGCCTTCCCGTTTCTGCTGCGGTGGCGCAGTTCGCCGACTGGCGCATCTTGTTCTGGAGCGTGGGCATCGCGGGCATTCTCGTCGCCATCGCCATAGCGGTCGTCATTCGCCCCGTGCCCCAGGCCAAGACTGACGCCACCTTCGATATCGTGGGCGCGATCGGTCTCGCCGTGGGCCTCGTCGCACTGCTGCTGGGCGTTTCGAAGGGCAGCGAGTGGGGCTGGACCAGCCCCACCACGCTCGGTGCGCTCGCCATCGCCGTGGTCGTGCTGCTGGCGTGGGGTTGGTACGAGCTGAAGCTGCGCTTCCCGCTCATCAGTCTGCGCACCGCCATCATTCCCACGGTGCTATTCACAAACCTCGCATCGATCATGTTTGGCTTTGTGATGTACGCCATCAACCTCGTGGTACCGCAGATCATGCAGCTGCCCGTATCGCTCGGTTATGGCCTCGGCCAGTCAATGGTGCTCATGGGCCTGTGGGTGATGCCCATCGGTATCGGCATGATGCTCGTCTCGAAGCTGGGCGCTGAGATCAGCCGCACCCGCGGCCCGCGCACCACCCTGATGCTCGCAGGCCTCGTGATCGCGGCCGGCTACGGTGCGATCATGATCATCCTCGCGACGATGGGTAACCGCACCCCGGGTGACGCCTCAGACACGGTGGTGTACCTCACGCTCGCCCTGATGTCACTGTGCGCGGCCGTCACGGGCGCCGGTATCGGCTTCGCGTTTGGCGCAATGCCCGCCCTCATCATGGGGGCCGTGCCGCCCAGCGAGGTTGCCGCCGCCAACGGCTTCAACTCACTCATGCGCTCACTCGGCACCACGAGCGCGGCCGCCGTCATCGGCGTGATTCTCGCCTCGATGATGCACGAGTACGGTGGCTTCCACGTGCCCACCCTGTCGGGCTTCTTCACCGTGCTCGGTATCGCTGTGGGCGCAGCGCTCGCCGGCACGGCCCTGGCGGCGTTGGTGCCCCGCCGCCCGTAA
- a CDS encoding beta-ketoacyl-[acyl-carrier-protein] synthase family protein: MTFEHVVITGFGAITPNGNSAEALWKAVREGHSAVTALTGDAFAPLAVRIGGQVRGFDGALAVGQQRAKRISPVQQWAIAAADEALTQAGIAPYDPAAPLPWDRTRVAVIAATGSGPIDAMQHATRAFDARGPRAVPLTLAMHGAPDSAAALLSQRYGFHGPSQGVSATCASGAIGLGEGMRRIRHGYADAVLVIGMEDCLNPINLASNANLRALAAGYESDPAAASRPFDRARSGFVMAQGAAAILIESASSARRRGARVLAELAGFGASSDAHHPTAPHPEGRGAAQAIRACLADAGIDATAIDHINAHGTGTPAGDTAELRAFDAALGERAREIPISATKSTTGHLLGAAGIVEAIITVQALNAGVLPPTRNLDDPEEPGWNFVTAPRVVTVHAAETVPADGTMPAAATGRGAAAGCGSRFDTALSTSFGFGGHNAAIVLRRPINCLPVNVEEPR, from the coding sequence GTGACCTTCGAACACGTGGTAATTACCGGCTTCGGGGCCATCACCCCCAACGGCAACAGTGCCGAAGCCCTATGGAAAGCTGTGCGCGAGGGGCACAGCGCCGTCACCGCACTCACCGGTGATGCATTCGCGCCGCTCGCCGTGCGCATCGGCGGCCAAGTGCGCGGCTTCGACGGCGCGCTCGCCGTCGGCCAGCAACGGGCCAAGCGCATCAGCCCCGTGCAGCAGTGGGCCATCGCCGCCGCAGACGAGGCACTCACGCAGGCGGGTATTGCTCCCTACGACCCCGCCGCCCCGCTGCCGTGGGATCGCACACGCGTCGCGGTCATCGCGGCCACAGGCTCTGGCCCCATCGACGCCATGCAGCACGCCACCCGCGCCTTCGACGCCCGCGGCCCCCGCGCCGTGCCCCTCACCCTCGCCATGCACGGCGCCCCCGATTCGGCCGCCGCCCTGCTCAGCCAACGATACGGATTCCACGGCCCATCCCAGGGCGTCTCGGCGACCTGCGCAAGCGGGGCCATCGGGCTCGGCGAAGGCATGCGGCGCATTCGCCACGGCTACGCCGACGCCGTGCTCGTCATCGGCATGGAAGACTGCCTCAACCCCATAAACCTCGCCTCCAACGCCAACCTGCGGGCGCTCGCTGCAGGCTACGAATCAGACCCCGCCGCAGCCTCCAGACCCTTCGACCGCGCACGCTCCGGATTCGTGATGGCCCAGGGCGCCGCCGCGATTTTGATCGAATCAGCGTCAAGCGCTCGCCGCAGGGGCGCCCGGGTGCTCGCCGAGCTCGCCGGGTTTGGGGCCTCGAGCGACGCGCACCATCCCACCGCTCCGCACCCTGAGGGCCGCGGGGCCGCGCAGGCCATTCGAGCTTGCCTGGCAGACGCCGGGATCGATGCGACGGCCATCGATCACATCAACGCGCACGGCACGGGCACCCCCGCGGGTGACACGGCCGAACTGCGCGCGTTTGACGCGGCGCTCGGCGAGCGGGCGCGCGAGATTCCCATCAGCGCCACCAAATCGACCACGGGGCACCTGCTGGGGGCCGCCGGGATCGTCGAGGCGATCATCACGGTGCAGGCGCTGAATGCGGGCGTGCTGCCGCCCACCCGCAACCTCGATGACCCCGAAGAGCCCGGCTGGAACTTCGTCACCGCGCCCCGGGTCGTCACCGTACACGCTGCCGAGACTGTGCCTGCTGACGGGACCATGCCCGCTGCCGCAACCGGTCGCGGCGCAGCGGCCGGATGCGGATCGCGGTTCGACACCGCCCTCTCAACATCGTTTGGGTTTGGCGGCCACAACGCGGCCATCGTGCTGCGCAGACCTATCAACTGTTTACCCGTCAACGTGGAGGAACCCAGATGA
- a CDS encoding dihydrofolate reductase family protein, with translation MVQFIYDAAATLNGFIADEHHSLEWLFTVEGGDAPTDELYPSHADVLVMGAHTYEWVLAHENMLDDPAKWAEFYGTKTVYVLSSRTLPVPAGAEVRLRNASVAEVLPELRAAAEATASQEIWIMGGGDLAGQFFDASALDRIAVSIAPALLTSGAPFLPRRIDPDQLRLIGARAVGQFARLEYAVRAGS, from the coding sequence ATGGTTCAGTTCATCTATGACGCGGCTGCCACGCTCAACGGTTTCATCGCCGATGAGCACCACAGCCTGGAGTGGTTGTTTACGGTCGAAGGGGGAGACGCTCCCACCGACGAGCTGTATCCCTCGCACGCTGACGTGCTGGTAATGGGCGCGCACACCTACGAGTGGGTGCTCGCGCACGAGAACATGCTCGACGACCCGGCCAAATGGGCCGAGTTTTACGGCACGAAAACCGTCTACGTGCTGAGCTCACGCACACTGCCGGTGCCGGCGGGCGCTGAAGTGCGGTTGCGCAACGCGAGCGTGGCCGAGGTGCTGCCCGAACTACGGGCCGCGGCCGAAGCCACGGCCTCGCAAGAGATCTGGATCATGGGCGGCGGCGATCTTGCGGGCCAATTCTTTGACGCCTCAGCACTCGACCGCATCGCGGTCTCGATTGCGCCCGCGCTGCTGACTTCAGGGGCGCCGTTTCTGCCGCGCCGCATTGATCCGGATCAGCTTCGCCTGATTGGCGCCCGCGCCGTGGGCCAGTTCGCACGCCTGGAATACGCAGTGCGGGCGGGCTCGTAA
- a CDS encoding aldehyde dehydrogenase family protein has product MSYALSLCAPQGALPIGNEWRAFAASSDIVFPFDGSVVAQAPVSGAEDSRDAMDAAFAVRREIGDLSSAKRRAIIVDVLGRVRAEAARLEDLLVLETGKPRADCRVEVNRTIVTLEATAEEVSHMHGETVPLDVQEMGRGMIGYFTRKPVGVVVGIAGFNYPLLLATHKLAPAIAAGCPVIIKPAPNTPLATLELVAITREVLVAHGVSAAAVQLVNGGPETGEVLVRDPRAQVVSFTGSAKIGHLIAQQAAPRKVVLELGSNTGFIVAADANIEAAVDAVLRGGFYANGQACISVQRVVLERPIAEQFTKRLVERMTEVVVGDPRNIETNVAPVINAASGERIRAMIDRAVAAGATMLTEGPGDGEAANIRPVVLGNVPADVDVWGEEVFGPVVCLTSVDSVDEAIDLVNDSRYGLQAAIYTASLESAFDAIERLEVGGVVVNEIPGFRSDIMPYGGVKDSGVGREGPRFAIEEFTVTRMAMIRPRARS; this is encoded by the coding sequence ATGTCATACGCGCTCAGCTTGTGCGCCCCCCAGGGCGCGCTTCCCATCGGCAACGAATGGCGTGCTTTTGCGGCCTCGAGCGACATCGTGTTTCCCTTCGATGGCAGCGTCGTGGCCCAGGCCCCGGTCTCGGGTGCCGAAGATTCGCGCGACGCCATGGATGCCGCGTTTGCGGTGCGCCGCGAGATCGGTGACCTGTCATCGGCAAAGCGCCGCGCGATCATCGTGGACGTGCTCGGCCGGGTGCGCGCTGAGGCTGCGCGCCTCGAAGACCTGCTCGTGCTTGAGACAGGCAAGCCCCGCGCTGACTGCCGCGTCGAGGTGAACCGCACCATCGTCACCCTCGAGGCCACCGCCGAAGAGGTGTCCCACATGCACGGTGAAACCGTGCCGCTCGACGTGCAAGAGATGGGCCGCGGCATGATCGGCTACTTCACGCGCAAGCCCGTGGGCGTGGTCGTGGGGATCGCCGGGTTCAACTACCCGCTGCTGCTCGCCACCCACAAGCTCGCCCCCGCGATCGCCGCGGGCTGCCCGGTGATCATCAAGCCGGCCCCCAACACCCCGCTCGCCACGCTCGAGCTCGTCGCGATCACCCGCGAGGTGCTCGTCGCCCACGGTGTGTCGGCGGCCGCGGTGCAGCTCGTCAACGGCGGGCCCGAAACCGGCGAGGTGCTTGTGCGCGACCCGCGGGCACAGGTCGTGTCATTCACCGGATCGGCCAAGATCGGGCACCTCATCGCCCAGCAGGCCGCCCCGCGCAAGGTCGTGCTCGAACTCGGATCAAACACCGGGTTCATCGTGGCCGCAGACGCCAACATCGAGGCTGCCGTTGACGCCGTGCTGCGCGGCGGGTTCTACGCCAACGGCCAGGCCTGCATCTCGGTGCAGCGCGTGGTGCTCGAGCGCCCCATCGCCGAACAGTTCACGAAGCGCCTCGTCGAGCGCATGACTGAGGTCGTCGTGGGTGACCCCCGCAACATCGAGACCAACGTGGCCCCCGTCATCAACGCGGCCTCGGGGGAGCGCATTCGCGCCATGATCGACCGCGCCGTTGCCGCGGGCGCCACCATGCTCACCGAGGGCCCGGGCGACGGCGAAGCCGCCAACATTCGCCCCGTGGTGCTCGGCAACGTGCCGGCCGACGTTGACGTGTGGGGCGAAGAAGTCTTCGGCCCCGTCGTCTGCCTCACCTCGGTGGACTCGGTCGACGAAGCAATCGACCTCGTCAACGACTCACGCTATGGCCTGCAGGCCGCGATCTACACGGCCTCACTCGAGAGCGCGTTTGACGCGATCGAACGCCTCGAAGTGGGCGGCGTTGTCGTCAATGAGATCCCCGGCTTCCGCTCCGACATCATGCCTTACGGCGGCGTGAAGGATTCGGGCGTGGGCCGCGAGGGCCCCCGCTTTGCGATCGAAGAGTTCACCGTGACGCGCATGGCCATGATCCGGCCCCGCGCTCGCAGCTAA
- a CDS encoding MarR family winged helix-turn-helix transcriptional regulator codes for MSTDPISAIEFETLAFTRHITAAVGRARRDELVLEGSAYTLMTLLEAGGPASISTLSDITGLDASTLNRQTAALLRDGHVERIADPDGGIARIFRLTFAGNIALEYEQSHSRAALARTLAGWTPDEHAELARVLRRFNETTEQNYPKPWPRDTP; via the coding sequence ATGAGCACCGACCCCATCTCAGCGATCGAATTTGAGACGCTGGCGTTTACGCGACACATCACTGCAGCGGTGGGGCGTGCGCGACGAGACGAGCTGGTGCTTGAGGGCAGCGCATACACACTGATGACGCTGCTCGAGGCGGGCGGGCCGGCCTCCATCAGTACCCTTTCTGACATAACCGGGCTCGACGCGTCGACGCTAAACCGGCAGACCGCAGCGCTGTTGCGCGACGGTCACGTCGAACGCATCGCCGATCCAGACGGCGGCATTGCACGTATTTTTCGGTTGACCTTCGCGGGCAACATTGCGCTCGAATACGAACAGTCCCACAGCCGTGCGGCCCTGGCCCGCACCCTGGCAGGGTGGACGCCTGATGAGCATGCCGAGCTTGCCCGCGTGCTGCGCCGCTTCAACGAAACGACCGAGCAGAACTACCCCAAGCCCTGGCCCCGCGATACTCCGTAG
- a CDS encoding acyl-CoA dehydrogenase family protein — MSMQTPSREARYEELAQRFLPTELLERFRERAAVYDRENRFCAEDIVELAANGYLTCLVPAEFGGPEASLDELSCLQQRLATAAPATALAVNMHLMCTGVARVMRERGDQSLDYVLTEAMAGEIFAFGISEPANDWVLQGSQTQAVPQPDGGYLFTGTKIFTSLSPAWTRLIVHGLDTTDSDAPELVYGFIERPRIKSEDPATLADQTAETVGGTILTSSDWDVLGMRASHSRTTRLEGALVRPERVARKLAPGRTPDLLVFAITSCFQLLVGSVYTGVAWRALELGAAGLHKRRSVKTGASLAENPEARARLADAHRAYLAAPAQLAVCARDLDEGIDHGARWPLLLVAARLAGGDAARSCAEAALMCTSGSGYGNGHEMSRIFRDATAGLFHPPSADSARPMYAAALLDN, encoded by the coding sequence ATGAGCATGCAGACACCCAGCCGAGAAGCCCGATACGAAGAGCTCGCACAGCGGTTTCTGCCCACTGAACTGCTGGAGCGGTTTCGTGAGCGCGCCGCCGTGTACGACCGCGAAAACCGATTCTGCGCTGAGGATATTGTCGAGCTGGCCGCCAACGGCTACCTGACCTGCCTCGTACCGGCAGAGTTTGGCGGCCCCGAAGCGAGCCTCGATGAACTGTCGTGCCTGCAGCAGCGGCTGGCAACGGCGGCCCCCGCGACCGCCCTCGCCGTCAACATGCACCTGATGTGCACAGGCGTCGCCCGGGTGATGCGCGAGCGCGGCGACCAGTCGCTCGACTACGTACTGACCGAAGCGATGGCGGGTGAGATCTTCGCCTTTGGTATCAGTGAGCCCGCGAACGACTGGGTGCTGCAGGGATCACAAACGCAGGCCGTGCCGCAGCCAGACGGCGGCTACCTGTTCACCGGCACCAAGATCTTCACGTCGCTGTCGCCGGCATGGACGCGGCTGATCGTGCACGGGCTCGACACCACCGATAGTGATGCTCCCGAGCTGGTGTACGGCTTCATCGAGCGCCCCCGCATCAAGAGCGAAGACCCCGCGACGCTGGCCGATCAGACCGCCGAGACCGTCGGCGGCACGATTCTGACCTCGAGTGACTGGGATGTGCTGGGCATGCGGGCCTCGCACAGCCGCACCACACGCCTCGAGGGTGCGCTGGTGAGGCCCGAACGCGTCGCGCGCAAGCTCGCGCCCGGGCGCACCCCCGACCTGCTCGTCTTCGCGATCACCAGCTGCTTCCAGCTGCTCGTTGGCTCGGTGTACACGGGCGTTGCCTGGCGTGCGCTTGAGCTGGGCGCCGCGGGGCTGCACAAGCGCCGCTCGGTGAAGACGGGGGCCTCGCTCGCCGAGAACCCTGAGGCCCGGGCTCGCCTCGCCGACGCGCACCGCGCTTACCTTGCGGCCCCCGCGCAGCTCGCGGTCTGCGCGCGTGACCTTGACGAGGGTATCGATCACGGTGCTCGCTGGCCGCTGCTCTTAGTGGCAGCGCGTCTCGCTGGCGGCGACGCAGCCCGCAGCTGTGCCGAAGCCGCGCTGATGTGCACCAGCGGATCGGGTTATGGAAACGGGCACGAGATGAGCCGCATCTTTCGCGATGCCACAGCGGGCCTGTTCCACCCCCCGAGCGCCGACTCGGCACGGCCGATGTATGCGGCGGCGCTGCTCGATAACTGA